From a single Fulvivirga ulvae genomic region:
- a CDS encoding DUF1987 domain-containing protein, translated as MDNYTLIPSPKTPRLYFNAQNGDFEISGRSIPENSIEFYKPLLEWLDEYEKKPQPETKLHVNLEYFNTSSSKCLVEILRKLEKVNEHHNVKVFWHYEEEDEDMMESGEDFKKILKLPIELVVVKGGG; from the coding sequence ATGGATAATTATACATTAATTCCTTCACCAAAAACTCCACGGTTATACTTTAATGCCCAGAATGGTGATTTTGAAATTTCCGGCAGATCTATCCCTGAAAATTCTATTGAATTTTATAAACCCTTGCTGGAATGGCTGGATGAATATGAGAAAAAACCTCAACCTGAAACCAAGCTGCATGTAAATCTTGAATACTTTAATACAAGCTCGTCTAAATGTCTTGTAGAAATACTCAGAAAGCTGGAGAAGGTAAATGAACATCATAATGTGAAAGTATTCTGGCATTATGAAGAGGAAGATGAAGATATGATGGAATCTGGTGAAGATTTCAAAAAGATATTAAAACTACCCATTGAGTTAGTGGTGGTCAAAGGGGGAGGGTGA
- the groES gene encoding co-chaperone GroES → MSKVNIKPLADRVLVEAAAAEEKTASGIIIPDTAKEKPQKGKVIAVGNGKKDEPLTVKEGDEVLYGKYAGTEITVDGKEYLIMRESDIFAIV, encoded by the coding sequence ATGTCAAAAGTAAATATCAAACCTCTTGCAGACAGAGTTCTTGTAGAAGCTGCTGCCGCTGAAGAAAAAACAGCATCAGGTATTATTATCCCTGACACTGCCAAGGAAAAACCTCAAAAAGGAAAAGTAATTGCAGTGGGTAATGGCAAAAAAGATGAGCCTTTAACTGTTAAGGAAGGTGATGAAGTACTTTATGGCAAATATGCCGGAACTGAGATCACTGTTGATGGTAAAGAGTATCTTATCATGAGAGAGTCTGACATATTTGCAATAGTTTAA
- the secG gene encoding preprotein translocase subunit SecG, whose translation MFTLILSLIILTAVLLVLVILAQNSKGGGLSSQFGGAGASNMIGVKKTGDLLEKLTWGFAIAIFVLTLSTSFVLKEKQGPTDEFRDRAQEEGGALPSLDLGVEGDDAGSGENTGLEDISGESDSVE comes from the coding sequence ATGTTTACACTTATTTTAAGTTTAATAATTTTAACCGCTGTATTGCTGGTATTGGTAATTTTAGCTCAAAACTCAAAAGGCGGAGGGCTTTCCAGTCAGTTTGGCGGAGCAGGTGCAAGTAACATGATAGGTGTTAAAAAAACAGGTGACCTGTTAGAGAAACTAACCTGGGGTTTTGCTATTGCTATCTTTGTGCTTACTCTTTCCACAAGCTTTGTATTGAAAGAAAAACAAGGACCCACTGACGAATTCAGAGACAGAGCTCAGGAAGAAGGAGGTGCTTTACCTTCTCTTGATCTTGGAGTTGAAGGAGATGATGCCGGATCCGGTGAAAATACGGGACTTGAAGATATCTCTGGCGAATCTGATAGCGTGGAATAA
- the groL gene encoding chaperonin GroEL (60 kDa chaperone family; promotes refolding of misfolded polypeptides especially under stressful conditions; forms two stacked rings of heptamers to form a barrel-shaped 14mer; ends can be capped by GroES; misfolded proteins enter the barrel where they are refolded when GroES binds), giving the protein MAKEILFNTSAREKLKKGVDALADAVKVTLGPKGRNVILDKKFGAPTVTKDGVSVAKDIDLEDAVENMGAQLVKEVASKTADDAGDGTTTATVLAQAIFAHGIKNVAAGANPMDLKRGIDKAVNAVVENLNKQSKTIKTSNEIAQVGTISANNDSEIGEMIANAMEKVGKDGVITVEEARGTETEVKTVEGMQFDRGYLSPYFVTNTENMEAELENPYVLICDKKISSMKELLPILEASAQTGKPLLIIAEDVDGEALATLVVNKIRGALKIAAVKAPGFGDRRKAMLEDIAVLTGGTVISEERGYKLENATLDYLGTAEKINIDKDNTTIVNGAGKKEDIQARIAQIKSQIENTTSDYDKEKLQERLAKLSGGVAILYIGAATEVEMKEKKDRVDDALHATRAAVQEGVVAGGGVALIRAIEVLDDVKTSNEDQTTGVNIVRLALEAPLRTIVQNAGLEGSVIVQKIREGKDDFGYNARDNKYENMFAAGVIDPTKVTRLALENAASIAGLLLTTEAVVADLPEEDGGGHPMPGGGGMPGMM; this is encoded by the coding sequence ATGGCTAAAGAAATATTATTTAACACATCTGCCCGTGAAAAGCTGAAGAAAGGCGTTGACGCTCTAGCTGATGCCGTAAAGGTGACCTTAGGACCAAAAGGTAGAAATGTAATCCTTGATAAAAAGTTTGGTGCACCAACTGTAACTAAAGACGGTGTATCTGTTGCAAAAGACATCGATTTGGAAGATGCAGTTGAAAATATGGGAGCTCAACTGGTAAAAGAAGTTGCCTCTAAAACTGCTGACGACGCCGGTGACGGTACTACAACAGCTACTGTATTAGCTCAGGCCATCTTTGCTCATGGTATTAAAAACGTAGCTGCAGGAGCTAACCCAATGGATCTTAAAAGAGGTATCGACAAAGCTGTTAACGCTGTTGTTGAAAACCTTAACAAGCAGTCAAAAACAATCAAAACCTCTAATGAAATTGCTCAGGTAGGTACTATTTCTGCCAACAATGATTCTGAAATTGGTGAAATGATTGCCAATGCAATGGAAAAAGTTGGTAAGGATGGTGTTATCACTGTTGAAGAAGCCAGAGGCACAGAAACCGAAGTTAAGACTGTAGAAGGTATGCAGTTTGACAGAGGTTATTTATCTCCTTACTTTGTTACCAACACTGAAAACATGGAAGCAGAGCTGGAGAACCCTTACGTACTGATCTGCGATAAAAAGATATCCTCAATGAAGGAGCTACTTCCTATCCTGGAAGCAAGCGCTCAAACAGGAAAACCTTTATTGATCATTGCTGAAGATGTAGATGGTGAAGCTCTTGCTACTTTAGTTGTAAACAAAATAAGAGGTGCACTGAAAATTGCAGCTGTTAAAGCTCCTGGTTTTGGTGACAGAAGAAAGGCAATGCTTGAGGATATCGCTGTTCTTACAGGTGGTACGGTAATCTCTGAAGAAAGAGGCTACAAGCTGGAAAACGCTACTCTTGACTACCTGGGTACTGCTGAAAAAATCAACATTGATAAGGATAACACTACAATCGTTAACGGTGCTGGTAAAAAAGAAGATATTCAGGCAAGAATTGCTCAGATTAAATCTCAGATCGAGAACACTACTTCAGATTATGATAAAGAAAAGCTTCAGGAAAGACTTGCCAAGCTTTCCGGAGGTGTAGCTATCCTCTACATTGGTGCTGCTACTGAAGTGGAAATGAAAGAGAAAAAAGACAGAGTAGATGATGCTTTGCATGCTACCAGAGCTGCCGTACAGGAAGGTGTTGTTGCTGGTGGTGGTGTAGCACTTATCAGAGCAATCGAAGTACTTGATGACGTAAAAACAAGCAACGAGGACCAAACTACTGGTGTTAATATCGTAAGATTGGCCCTTGAAGCTCCATTGAGAACTATAGTGCAGAATGCCGGTCTTGAAGGTTCTGTAATTGTACAGAAAATAAGAGAAGGTAAAGATGACTTTGGTTACAATGCCAGAGATAACAAATATGAGAACATGTTTGCCGCTGGTGTTATCGATCCTACTAAAGTTACGCGTCTGGCCCTGGAAAACGCTGCATCTATCGCAGGTTTACTATTAACTACAGAGGCTGTAGTAGCAGACCTTCCTGAAGAAGATGGTGGCGGACACCCTATGCCAGGTGGTGGCGGTATGCCAGGCATGATGTAA
- a CDS encoding SiaB family protein kinase, which produces MNISTFDIKQRYAQLTRDSTVFSYLGNLSTADLNTVLKSIELLLSANYSSKGLQKKLFNLLIEITQNLYNYLKSPVLEDRTEVFIVVLECENTHKIKTGNFLLTREIASIRSRIEMVNALNNEELKELYRGILDVGIPSHGGGAGLGLIDLARKSGRKLSYNFEEIDEKFSFFTLEVTFANS; this is translated from the coding sequence ATGAATATCAGTACGTTTGATATTAAACAGCGCTATGCGCAACTCACCAGGGATAGCACAGTCTTTAGTTACTTAGGTAATCTTTCTACTGCTGACCTTAATACAGTTTTGAAAAGTATTGAACTGCTACTCTCAGCCAATTACTCATCAAAAGGCCTCCAAAAGAAACTTTTCAATTTGCTGATAGAGATCACACAGAATCTATATAATTATTTAAAAAGCCCTGTGCTTGAGGATAGGACAGAGGTATTCATTGTCGTTTTAGAATGCGAAAATACACATAAAATTAAAACCGGTAACTTTTTGCTTACTCGTGAAATAGCTAGTATCCGATCCAGGATTGAAATGGTGAACGCATTGAACAATGAAGAGCTCAAAGAGCTATACAGAGGTATTTTAGATGTCGGGATACCTTCGCATGGCGGAGGTGCGGGGCTTGGCCTGATTGACCTGGCCAGAAAGTCTGGAAGGAAATTGTCATATAACTTTGAGGAAATTGATGAGAAATTTTCTTTTTTTACCTTAGAAGTAACCTTTGCAAATTCGTAA
- a CDS encoding tetratricopeptide repeat protein, whose translation MNKQRFIKILKDYHNIPGEDRNKLHDLAKNYPYSQVIHTLVAKANHDAKTEIAEQTLHYAAFYATDRHVLKEIIQEQPVLTAVAEAVEETASAEMVDNHHITVSPDVYDQDADKIRDAVLSDLENLRRSKASYMQWLEDTSPTEIKKGPAKAKKKSRGTETEKKSTAKKSSDTKAKEAKSSVKETKTSPEKKKKKTSRTKKKTTKEKAEKEPDAVIPKPSKRGPKRVAHDKQKEIIENFISKEPSITAKPLKTTENQPDLSEASTAFNEDLVSENLAQIFINQGKKSKAIDIYKKLIWKFPQKKAYFASRIEELQK comes from the coding sequence TTGAATAAACAACGATTCATAAAAATACTAAAGGACTATCACAATATTCCCGGTGAAGACAGGAATAAGCTGCACGACCTTGCAAAAAACTACCCTTACAGCCAGGTTATTCATACCCTTGTGGCTAAGGCAAATCATGATGCAAAAACTGAAATAGCAGAGCAAACCTTACATTATGCTGCATTTTATGCAACGGACAGGCATGTGTTAAAAGAAATTATTCAGGAACAGCCCGTGCTGACTGCTGTTGCTGAAGCCGTTGAAGAAACTGCTTCTGCAGAAATGGTTGACAACCATCATATTACTGTAAGCCCGGATGTATACGACCAGGATGCCGATAAAATCAGAGATGCAGTGCTTTCGGACCTTGAAAACCTCAGAAGAAGCAAAGCTTCTTATATGCAATGGCTGGAAGATACTTCTCCTACGGAAATAAAAAAAGGGCCTGCTAAAGCGAAAAAAAAATCAAGAGGTACCGAGACAGAGAAGAAAAGTACAGCAAAAAAAAGCTCGGACACAAAAGCAAAAGAAGCTAAATCATCTGTAAAAGAGACAAAAACTTCTCCTGAAAAGAAAAAGAAGAAAACATCCAGAACCAAAAAGAAAACTACTAAAGAAAAAGCTGAAAAAGAGCCTGACGCGGTTATTCCTAAGCCATCCAAAAGAGGACCGAAACGGGTGGCTCATGATAAGCAAAAGGAAATCATAGAAAACTTTATCAGCAAAGAGCCCAGTATTACTGCCAAACCTTTAAAAACTACTGAGAATCAGCCTGATCTCTCCGAAGCCAGTACAGCCTTTAATGAAGACCTTGTCTCAGAAAATCTGGCACAGATTTTCATTAATCAGGGAAAGAAAAGTAAGGCTATTGATATTTATAAAAAATTAATTTGGAAGTTTCCGCAAAAAAAGGCTTACTTTGCGTCTCGAATTGAAGAATTGCAAAAATAA
- a CDS encoding peptide MFS transporter, which yields MSNLSINHPDHAANGKQLFGHPVGLYILFFTELWERFSYYGMRALFVLFLTASVTAENSGFGWDSSKALELYGWYTMMVYVASIPGGILADKVFGQKKMVVIGGILLCIGHGILAIEAVWAWYAGITLIVLGVGGLKPNISTMVGGLYKQKDERRDIAFTIFYIGINIGAFLAGLIIGPLGENVNWHFGFGLAGAGMVVGQILFIWGTRFLKGVGEVDKGEETFGAESKSNEPSYLSKLMGNVAALVANVVVFLAGAYLLFNGTIGYGLLVMGVSFFVGFFIVMLSELEGKERDRVVVLILSYLIVIVFWGAFEQAGGLMNLYASEKTDRLISILNLDIIFGVAILGLTVRGIYSKLKKANSTFWFFGAGFLLLTFVLLRMLVFTVPNPETPEGFYTVPATVFQSVNSFFIFTLGTLVAFYWYNRKMKGKESSSLFKMAIGVIIMGLGFTFMSIATKEVGTNGSAMYWLIFAYMFHTIGELCTSPVAMSFITKLAPAKYVSIMMGFYFAATGFGNKLAGELGELSTSAGEFEVFTGITIFCVVFGALVIALLKPLKRLTHGAEDASPEVAIEEEGYSRKDKVEV from the coding sequence ACGGAATGCGCGCCCTGTTTGTTTTATTCCTTACGGCGTCTGTAACTGCCGAAAACTCCGGCTTTGGCTGGGATAGTAGTAAAGCTCTTGAACTATACGGTTGGTATACCATGATGGTATATGTAGCTTCCATTCCCGGAGGTATTTTGGCAGATAAGGTTTTCGGACAAAAGAAGATGGTCGTTATTGGGGGTATCCTGCTCTGTATTGGTCATGGTATTTTGGCCATTGAGGCTGTTTGGGCATGGTATGCAGGTATTACCTTGATTGTTCTGGGTGTTGGGGGGTTAAAACCCAATATTTCTACAATGGTAGGCGGGCTTTACAAGCAGAAAGATGAAAGAAGGGACATTGCATTTACTATTTTTTATATAGGTATTAATATTGGTGCATTTTTGGCCGGGTTGATCATTGGACCACTCGGTGAAAATGTAAACTGGCACTTTGGATTCGGGCTTGCCGGAGCAGGTATGGTTGTAGGGCAGATATTGTTCATATGGGGAACCAGATTTCTTAAGGGCGTAGGAGAGGTCGACAAGGGAGAGGAAACTTTTGGGGCAGAATCAAAATCTAATGAACCATCGTACCTTTCAAAGCTGATGGGCAACGTTGCGGCATTGGTGGCAAACGTGGTGGTATTTTTAGCCGGAGCTTATCTCTTATTTAATGGCACCATAGGATACGGATTACTGGTAATGGGTGTATCATTTTTTGTAGGCTTTTTTATTGTTATGCTCTCAGAGCTGGAAGGCAAGGAGCGAGACAGGGTTGTGGTACTTATTCTCAGTTATCTTATCGTAATTGTTTTCTGGGGTGCTTTCGAGCAAGCGGGTGGATTGATGAATCTTTATGCGAGTGAGAAAACTGACAGGCTGATCTCCATACTAAACCTTGATATAATCTTTGGAGTTGCCATACTAGGATTGACGGTAAGAGGCATCTATTCAAAGTTAAAAAAGGCCAACAGCACATTTTGGTTTTTTGGTGCAGGGTTCTTATTGCTAACTTTTGTACTGCTAAGAATGCTGGTGTTTACGGTACCCAATCCTGAAACACCTGAAGGTTTTTACACGGTTCCGGCAACTGTATTTCAATCCGTTAATTCATTTTTCATATTTACCTTAGGTACACTGGTTGCATTCTACTGGTATAATAGAAAAATGAAAGGTAAGGAATCCAGTTCACTGTTTAAGATGGCCATAGGCGTTATTATAATGGGGCTTGGGTTTACCTTCATGAGCATTGCTACGAAAGAAGTGGGCACCAATGGCAGTGCTATGTATTGGCTGATTTTCGCCTATATGTTTCACACCATAGGAGAGCTTTGTACTTCGCCTGTTGCCATGTCATTCATAACAAAGCTGGCACCTGCAAAATATGTGTCTATTATGATGGGATTTTATTTTGCAGCTACCGGATTTGGAAACAAGCTGGCCGGAGAGTTGGGAGAGTTGTCAACCAGTGCCGGAGAATTCGAAGTATTTACCGGAATAACTATCTTTTGTGTAGTGTTTGGTGCACTGGTTATAGCCTTACTGAAACCGCTAAAGAGGCTAACCCATGGAGCCGAAGATGCTTCTCCCGAGGTAGCTATTGAAGAGGAAGGTTACTCCAGAAAGGACAAAGTAGAGGTCTAA